The nucleotide window GGGGAACGCTGCGGCGGTCGACCGTCAGCGCGCAGTCGGCCGGCACTTGGTTGGTCGTCTCGCCACCCTCGACGACCGTCGGCGTCAGCGTCGCCGAACCGAGTTGCGGATGGGTCGGCGGCGCGTCGTCGCGCTCGCCGAACGTCCGGATCACCTCGAGGACGGACTCGAGAGCGGCGACAGCGTTGATTCCCGTCTCTGGCTCGGCCGCGTGGGCATTGGCACCTGTCAGGTGGATCGTGCCCTGAAAGCGGCCTTTCGCCGCCGTGCAGACGTCGAGGTTCGTGGGTTCGCCGACGATTACCGCGTCGGCGTCACGCGTGGGGCAGTCCTCGCCCGTCACGAGTTCGTATGCGCCCGTCGAGAGCACTTCCTCGTCGGGAGTGATCGCAAGCGTAACGCGGCCGGTTGCGGGCTCAACCGCGAAAAACGCAGCCAGCAGCGCCGCGAGTGGCCCTTTTGCGTCACACGATCCACGACCCCGAATCACGTCGTTGCCGCCGGCTTCCGACCCCTCTCGGTCGCGTTCGAAGGGGACGTGTGGCGAGACGGTGTCGATGTGGGTGTTCAACACGACGTGGGTGTCGGCATCGGCTGGGCCGCGAGTCGCGAGCACGTTCCCACCGTCGTCGACGCGAGGCTCGACGCCGTGGGTTTCAAGCGTCTCACAGAGGTACTCGCGCATCGGGCCGACGTCCTCGTTCGAGGCCGTCTGGACGGCGGTCTCGAGGAATGCGATCGGGTCGAACGACCCTTCGCCGTCGCCGCTGGCGCTGTCGGTGACCGGTGCGTCGAATCGGTCCCCAGTCACTGTTCGGCCGGCGACTCGATCGAAACTTCGCCGTCGAACTCGTGTTCGACGGGACCGGCGAGCGTCGCCCGTCCGCGGTCGTTGAAGCTCACGCGGAGTTCGCCACCCGGCGGCGTGACGGTGACCGGGTCGGCGTCAGTGAGGCCGAGTCGACGTGCGACGACGGCGATGGCGACCGCACCGGTGCCACAGGAGTCGGTTTCGCCTTCGACACCGCGCTCGAAGGTCCGCTGACGGAAGCCGCCGTCGCCGTCGAGGCTAGCGATCGTGACGTTCGTACCCTTCGGGAAGACGTCGGCGTGGCGAACCGGCGGCGCAACCGACTCGAGATCGATGTCGTCGACGTCGTCGACGAACGCGACGGCGTGGGGAACGCCGGTGTTGACGACGGAGACCTCGAGGCCTTCGATCGACTCCTCGAAGACGGGTTCGTCGGCGTCGACGGGGATGTCTTCGGGGGCAAACGTCGGCGTCCCCATCTCGACGGTGATGCCGTCGTCAGTGCGATCCGCACGCAAGGTGCCCGCCTGTGTATCGATCATGACGCTATCGGTACCGGTTCGCTGCATGGCCCACTCGGCGGCACAGCGGGCGCCGTTGCCACACATCGGTGCCGTCGAGCCGTCGGGCTGGACCAGCGTCATCACGACGCGTGGCGGGTTGAACGCCTCTTCTAGGGCGAGATAGAGGATTCCGTCGGCACCGACGCCGGTGTCGCGGTCACACTCGCGTTTAGCGAGTGCGGCCCGATCGGGGACGTATTCGGCCGCGTGGATGATCAGAAAGTCGTTGCCGGTGCCGTGGTACTTTTGGAATGGAACGGTCATCGTTCGGTTACGCTGTATTCTGCGGAATCGGGGCTCGATTCTGGGGCTGCTGTCTGTTTTCGTCTGGCGTGGTCTCACTTGCCCATCGCGGGTGATACGTGGGCCGTATCGACGACAGGATGATCGTGATATCTTACCTCTCGCGTTCGACTCTGGTAACGTCGTCGATCGTTTCGCGTCGCCGAGCGAGTCGCACTGTGCCGTCTTCTGTGACGACCGAGGCGGGCCGGGGTCGGGAGTTGTACTGGTTGGCCATCTCGTATCCGTACGCACCCGCGTTCCCGATCGCGATCACGTCGCCGCGTTCGCTCGCCGGGAGGGTACGATCCGTCGCGAATACGTCGCCGCTCTCGCAGATCGGACCGGCGATCGTCTGTGGGATCTGCTCGCGGCCGCGTTCGGCGTCGCTCGAGTCGGCTTCACGTGCGGCCGTCAGGTTCCGGATCGGGTGGTACGCGTCGTACATCGCGGGCCGCAAGAGCGTCGTCATCCCAGCGTCGACGCCGACGACGGTCGTGTCGCGGGCGGCTTTGACCGTGTTGATCTCGGTCAGCAATACACCGGCGTCGGCGACGAGGTAGCGCCCGGGTTCGATCGTCAGTTGCGCGTTCACATCGCCGAGTGCCTCTCGGGTCGCGTTGGCGACTGCCTCGAGGTCTAGCGGCTGTTCGTCCTCGCGGTAGGGGACCCCGAAGCCCCCGCCGACGTCGACGAACTCGAGGTCGCCGACTGCCTCCGTGACTGACCGGGCGATCTCACCCATCCGTGAGACGAACTCCCGGTGGGCGTCGAGTTGATCGCTCGAGACACCAGAGCCGACGTGAGCGTGGATACCGACGACGTCGAAGCTGCGCTCGGCAGCATCGGCGAGGACGTCGACGGCGCGCTCGGCTGGCACGCCGAACTTCGCGGCCGCGCCGGTCTGGACTTTTTCGTGGTGGCCGGCACCGATACCGGGGTTGACTCGGAGACAGAGTCGGCCGTCGTAGCCGCGGTCGGCGAGGCGGTCGATCGTGTCCTCGGAGCCGGCGGTGATCGTCAGCTCCGGGTACGCCTCCCACGCCTCGACGACCTGATCGAGATCGTGCGCGGGCGGGTTGACAGCCGTGTAGTGGACGGCGGCCCCGTCGTCGCTCGCGTCGAGCGCCCGCGTGAGTTCGCCTGCCGACGCACACTCGAGGCCGATCCCCTCCCCGTGGAGCGTCTCGAGGACGTCTTTGAGCGCGTTCGCTTTGACGGCATAGAGGATTTCGGCGTCGGGAAAGGCCGACGCGAGTCGCTGGGCGTTCTCGCTGATTCGATCGAGATCGAGGACGTACAACGGCGTCCCGTACTCCGACGCACGGGACTCGAGTTCTGCCGGATCCCACGCCGTGAGCCGGCGAACCGACGGTGTCCCCTCGAGCGCAGTCATTGTCGCTTGTACGTAACCGCGAGAAGTCAAGGCTTTGGATTTACAGGTGCGCGGGTTCTCA belongs to Natronorubrum aibiense and includes:
- the dapF gene encoding diaminopimelate epimerase, with the protein product MTVPFQKYHGTGNDFLIIHAAEYVPDRAALAKRECDRDTGVGADGILYLALEEAFNPPRVVMTLVQPDGSTAPMCGNGARCAAEWAMQRTGTDSVMIDTQAGTLRADRTDDGITVEMGTPTFAPEDIPVDADEPVFEESIEGLEVSVVNTGVPHAVAFVDDVDDIDLESVAPPVRHADVFPKGTNVTIASLDGDGGFRQRTFERGVEGETDSCGTGAVAIAVVARRLGLTDADPVTVTPPGGELRVSFNDRGRATLAGPVEHEFDGEVSIESPAEQ
- the lysA gene encoding diaminopimelate decarboxylase, with amino-acid sequence MTALEGTPSVRRLTAWDPAELESRASEYGTPLYVLDLDRISENAQRLASAFPDAEILYAVKANALKDVLETLHGEGIGLECASAGELTRALDASDDGAAVHYTAVNPPAHDLDQVVEAWEAYPELTITAGSEDTIDRLADRGYDGRLCLRVNPGIGAGHHEKVQTGAAAKFGVPAERAVDVLADAAERSFDVVGIHAHVGSGVSSDQLDAHREFVSRMGEIARSVTEAVGDLEFVDVGGGFGVPYREDEQPLDLEAVANATREALGDVNAQLTIEPGRYLVADAGVLLTEINTVKAARDTTVVGVDAGMTTLLRPAMYDAYHPIRNLTAAREADSSDAERGREQIPQTIAGPICESGDVFATDRTLPASERGDVIAIGNAGAYGYEMANQYNSRPRPASVVTEDGTVRLARRRETIDDVTRVERER
- a CDS encoding M20 family metallopeptidase translates to MTGDRFDAPVTDSASGDGEGSFDPIAFLETAVQTASNEDVGPMREYLCETLETHGVEPRVDDGGNVLATRGPADADTHVVLNTHIDTVSPHVPFERDREGSEAGGNDVIRGRGSCDAKGPLAALLAAFFAVEPATGRVTLAITPDEEVLSTGAYELVTGEDCPTRDADAVIVGEPTNLDVCTAAKGRFQGTIHLTGANAHAAEPETGINAVAALESVLEVIRTFGERDDAPPTHPQLGSATLTPTVVEGGETTNQVPADCALTVDRRSVPPETADAFHEALTDQLRTAVPDDVGVEFRFTDRPTPFLEAWDTDPDARVVDLLTDTAGGDVRPFTAATEASYFATDAPTIVFGPGVLADDDGAVAHAPREYVRVEAVRAAAAALETTIAALLE